In Leptospira congkakensis, the DNA window GGAGAACCGTTGGCATAACCAAAATAGATTTCAGTGGAGTTGGTCGCTTTTGCAGTTGTTCTTGTGAGTAAAGTCACAACTCGACTAATTCCTGGGATAGGAATTCTTGCTGCATGGACTTTCCCCCCTCCATCGGAATAAGCGATGACATCCTCTTTTAGTAATTTTGTCAGAGTTTTTGTGTCTTGGTTATAACAAGCAAAACTAAATTCAAGTAATAGTTTTGAATGTAGTTTTGGGTCTGGTTCAAATTTTTTCTTTCGAGATTGGATGGCCGAACGAGCACGACTTAAAATCTGTCTACAATTCTCGGAATTTTTACCAACAATATTGGAAATGAATTCATAATCAAAGTCGAATAACTCTCGTAGAATGAATACAGCTCGTTCCGTTGGATTGAGTGTTTCTAAAATGACAAGAAATGCAAAATTGATTTTTTCATCATCCATAACCTCTGCTGTTTCAGGGATTGGTTCGGGTAAATAAGGTCCAATGTATGTTTCTTTTTTTCTGGATGCTTTTTTCAAAAGATCAAAAGCAAGTCGGGCCGTGATACTCCCCAAATATGATTTGTGGTTTTGAATGTTTGTTTTGTCGGCGGAGAGCCATCTAAGATAACTCTCCTGAACAATATCCTCTGCATCCACATAACTTCCTGTAATGCGGTATGCTATAGAAAAAAGATAATGTTTCCACTCTAAAAAAAGTTCCAAATCGGTCATACCGCCAAATCTCCTACGGGCATTGGTTTAGAAACAGATTTGATTTTTTCTTGGATTGGATTTCCTTTGGGCCAAAGATAAAACCGAAATGGAAGTTTTTTTTCCAGAATCAGTGAAACCAATGTATATTTACAGACTAGTTCTTTTACCAGAGCTCCCCATTTCCCTTTAATGATCATTTCTTTGGGTTTATCATTTCCTTCTGTTAGTTGGATCATTCCAACGTTACGACCAAGAGATACACATCTTCCCGCAAATTGAAAGGAAAAAGGAGATAAATTTTTCCCTTTGAATAAATTGGCAAGGTGGTCTGCTACATAAGCACCCATTGGCAAAGCGGTTACACAACCCATACGTAAAATAGAATTTTCTAAATAAGCAGAATCTCCTGCAACAAAAACTTCCGGAAAATCTAAGGATCGCAAAAATGGATCTACATAAATTTGGTTTTGCGAATTGGTTCTAAATCCAGATTCTTTAAGAATAGGAGGTGTTTGAAATCCCGTACAATTGATAATAGAATCAAAAGATAGTTTGGTTTTATTCCCGATTTCAATTTCATTCCCCTCGATTTTCTCTATATTCATTTGATCTAAAATTCGGATTCCATTCTCTGAAAGGTAGGATTTCAAATAGGTTTGGCCTTTTTTAGAAAATGAAGATGCAAAAGAATTTCTGTCAATAATCGTCACCTCGCCTTGGGGATGAAAATATTTCCATTCGGTGGCCATCTCGATTCCAGTAAGCCCACTACCAACAATACATAAATTTTGTATGTTTGTTTGAGTTTTGTTTTTTAGAAACTCATCCACCGCGTCTTTCGATTGTATGGAATTTTCGTTTTTGGTTATTTTGCGAATTTGAGAACTACCAAGTGTTATGACCAAGTAATCATAACTAATACTTTGATTAGTTCCTTCTATTGTGACTCGTTTTTCCTTAGGAAAAATTCTTGTGACTTTGTTTTGTAAGAAGTTAACATTTGTTCGAAGAAGGTTTCTGACTTTCCATTCTTTGTTTTGTCCACCAGATGCAATTTCGTGAAAACGAATTCTTTCCTGAAAAAGAGAGGACTCTGAGATTACGGTGATTTCAGAATCTTTTACTTGTTTGTCTAAGCGGTTTGCTGCAATTATCCCTGCATAACCTGCGCCTAAAATGAGTATTTTTGCTTTCATTTGTGACCTCGAGATAAAGACGAAATGTGGTTTATGTTTTGTGACAAGGTTTGAGAAAAATTTCAGCTTGATTTAACAACTGATACTTTCCAAAGTCACTCATGCAGAAAATGAATTGGAAATTGTTTCTTGTTTTGTCCGGATTTTTACTTCAATCCCCCTTTTCATTGCTTTTTGGCCAAGGATTTGATCGCGGAAAGTTAATTCTTTTTGGAAACGGTGCCTTTGGTATTGGAGACAATTCTGGCACCATGGAGAAAAAAGTTGAAGAAACAAATTTTCCAGGCTATCTAGCTCTAAATACTCCTTATGCTGATCTCACATCTAACTATGCAAATTATTATATAGTAAAATCACTTGTAGCAAAACGAACAGAACTTTCTAGTCATATAGGGGAGTTGGGTTTTGAATATGGGATTTTTCGCAACATAGGGATTGGACTTTCTGTATCTAACCAAACCATTACGGCTTCTAGTTTTCGTTCGATTGATGAAAGATATATTGTTTTATTTGCTTTGATGGCTTCCGATTCTGGAACCTTAATGAATCGTTTGAATCAAGGCGATATTTCGGATGCAGCTTTGCAAAAACGAAGGGCTGTTTTTAATTCTACTTCAGGTGACTTAAACTTATTTTTCCATTTCAAACCTAACGATCCGATAGACCCCTATATTCGAGTGGGTGGTGGGGCTGGATATGAAAGATTGTTCGGAGGAGCCACCAATCGCATATTTGGTGCTTTCGGTGTAAGATATCACTTTGATGAGTTATTTTTTCTGAATGCAGAATTAGAACATTCGAATGTGTATATGGTAAAATACGAAACTCCAAATTCAGGACATCGAAACAAAGGAAATTTCGAAGAATCATTTTTTAAATTTGGAATGGGAATGTCATTTCCTCTCCATGGATCCAATTCTCCAGAACCGGAAATCAAAACGACAAAAGTAGTCAATACTGTCGAATCAGAAGTGCCGACCCAAACAAAAGAACCAGTTCTTGAAACCAAATTGGATCGATTTGTATTTCTTGCGAGTGAGATCTTTGATTTGCCATCAAGTCGAATCCATTTAGAAGGGAGGGCCAGGTTAGATGCGATTGCTCGTAGTTTGGAAAATGAATACAAAGATTTTGATGTGCAAGTAATTACTTATACAACGCCATTTCGAGAAGATGTTCCCGGAAATTATGAAAACTATGATTTGGGATTTGAACGTTCTCAAGCTATCTCTAGAGTGCTTCGTGAAAAAGGTGTAAATTCCAGAAGGATCATTGATTCTACACAAGGTTCCGCTATGTACAATGTAGACTCAAAAGAAAAAGTAGTGATTGAGCTTAGAAAAAAGAATTAATCAATTTTCTAAACTCAAATTTCTAAATAAAATTTTATACTCTAGAGCTAACACCTGCTCCTTGGTTTAATTCCAGTAGTTGTTCTGTTTTGTTCCGACTGGAGATACATATCTCTGGATTGTCTTTCATTGACTCGCCGAAACTAGGAATCATTGTTTTTAACTTAGATTTCCATTCGGCAGATAACATTTCTTTTGGGAAACAATCACCTAAGACTTCCAACATAATCGAAACAGAGGTTGAGGCACCCGGGCTCGCTCCCAGAAGAGCTGCAAGAGATCCATCTTTTGCGGAAACAACTTCAGTTCCAAATTCCAGAACCCCGCCTTCTTCTTCATCTTTTTTGATCACCTGAACTCTTTGGCCTGCTACTACCAATTCCCAATCTTCTGATTTCACTTCAGGAAAGTATTCTCTTAGTGCATCGATTCTGTCTTCATGGGACTGCATGGCTTGGCTGATCAAATATTTTGTTAATGGCAGGTTATGCATTCCGGCAGATAACATTGGGAAAATATTATCGAACTCCAGAGACTTCACTAAATCTAAGTAAGATCCTTTTTTTAAAAACTTAGTCGTAAAACCAGCGTAAGGTCCAAATAATAATTCTTTTTTTCCTTCAATGATTCTTGTATCTAGATGTGGAACAGACATCGGGGGAGAACCAACATTGGCCTTCCCATAAACTTTTGCAAAATGTTGTTTGATCACATCACGATTGCGACATCTTAACCACTGCCCGCTTACAGGGAATCCACCAAATCCAGCTGCCTCAGGGATATCCGATTTTTCTAAAAGAGGAAGGCTTCCACCACCAGCACCAATAAATATAAATTTTGCTTCATGATGTTCTTTTTCATGGGTTTGGATATTGTTTGAAGTTAGGTGCCAGAATCCATTTTTTCCACGTTCTAAATCTTTAACATCTTCAAAGTAATGTACGTGGACATCGGGAAAACTTTCTAAATAACGAAACATGGCTCTAGTCAATGTCCCAAAGTTAACATCGGTTCCCAGTTCCATCTTGGTCGCTGCCACTGGTTCGTCATCGTTTCGACCTTTCATCACAAGAGGAAGCCATTCGGTTAAAGTATTTTTATCTTCTGTGTAAACTAGGTCTTTAAAAAGCTCATACTGAGTTAGGGCTTCAAAACGTTTTTTCAGGAAAGATACATTTTCTTCTCCCCAAACAAAACTATAATGAGGAACAGAGTGGATGAATTCATCGGCATCTAAGATTCGTTTGGTTCCGGCAAGGTAAGCCCAGAATTCTTTTGAAATTTCAAACCATTCCGCAATTTGAAGGGCTTTTTTAGTTTGGATGGATCCATCTTCGTTTTCAATGGTATAATTCAATTCACAAAATGCAGAGTGTCCGGTTCCTGCATTGTTCCAGGCATTGGAACTTTCTCTTGCAGCCGCATCCAATCTTTCTAAGACTGTGATTGTTAGGTGGGGTGCAAGTTCTTTTAATAGAACTCCCAGGGTAGCACTCATAATTCCAGCACCGATGAGTATTACATCGGACTTCGTTCGAACTGTATCTTTTTCTTTCATCCTAACCTTCTGAATAAATATTGACAACTTTCCTGATTTCCACCCTGTCCAAAGAGTAGGGTAATTTGATTGAAAGCATTCTTCCTATTTTTGTCCGTTCTGACATCCTTACTCGGATTTATCTATTATTATTCTACCTTTCGTTTAATCTCAGGACTTTCACTGAATGGACCGGTGGTAACGTTGATTTTATTTGGAATTGGGGTCCTAGTTCTCCTTGTTCCGCTGACTTATGTAATGAGCCGGATCTCCAAACGAGAAAAAACCCAAACTTTTTTTGCCTATGTCACTTTTACGAACTTTGGATTTTTTTCCATTTTGTTCACCTTGGTGCTGCTAATGGATTTACTACGTCTGGTGGATTTAGGAATCATCACCCAGTATTCTCAAATTTTGTTTTCTAGTTTGCTTCGGTTTGGATTTCCCATCGATGGAGTGACTGAGGTAAAAAACTTTAGTTTGGCTTTCTCTACCATTGCCCTGGCAACGGCTCTCAGTTCTCTTGGATTTTACAATGCCCATGTTCGTCTGCAATACAAACGGGTGAAAATTCCTGTTAAAGGTTTACACCCTGATTTACGTGAGTTTAAGATTGTTCAGATCTCTGATGTTCATATTGGTTCGACCATCAAAGAAAAGTTTCTCCGCAGAGTTGTCGGAAAGATCAATGCGCAAACGCCCGATGTGGTGGTGATCACGGGAGATTTGGTGGATGGACCGGCAGCCACTCTGAAACACCATCTAAAACCACTGGCCGATATCAAATCCAAATATGGAACGTTTTATGTGACCGGGAATCATGAATACTATTCGGGTGTTCTTTCTTGGTTACCTGAAATTGAAAAATTAGGGATCAACATTTTACTCAATGCGAACAAAACTTTAACTGTGGGAAATGCCAAGTTGCTTATGGCTGGTGTGACTGACCTAACCGCTGGATCTATGATCAAATCCCACCAAACAAGTCCTAAACGAGCCATGGAAGGTGGAGAATCTTGTGATTATAAGATTCTACTCGCCCATCAGCCCAATAGCATTTATGAAGCCAGTGAAGTTGGCTTCGATCTACAGATTTCGGGGCATACTCATGGTGGACAATTTTTCCCAGGAAACCTTCTGATTTATTTGGCACAAAAATTTGTCTCTGGATTGCATCGTTACAAAAACACAGATATTTATGTGAGTCGAGGGACAGGATACTGGGGGCCTCCCTTCCGATTGGGAGCACCATCCGAAATTTCCGTTTTAGAGCTCCAAACTTTTGAATGATTTACCCTTTTGGTGAAGATTGAAAACGAATCCTGAACGAGTCTTTGTCTATGTTCTAGTGATAAAAAATACGAAAGTAGATGAAGTCTCTTTGGATTTCCTAAAATATTGACAAACCAGAAGGCGGTAGGTGGGAAATGATAGAGAATCGATTGATCAGAAAATTGACTGTTGCCATTGAAGCACCCTTATACTTATTAATCTTCCCTTACTTTATCAATTTTTGTTTATTCGCATCAGGTTTTGATACAGAAACACTCATCCATCTTGCTATTATTGGAACTCTTTTGTCCCTTGTTCCTTTGGTTGTGGGCATTGGTCTTCGAAACAAAAGACTCAAACGTTTGTTAAACTATACCGCAGAAAAGGACAATAATACTTTAGTTGGATTAAAAAAGGGATTACTCGAACATCCACATTGGGAAGGCAAAGTGATTCTGATTCGTTGGACTGTTTCCATTTTAGGTTTTTCTTTTATGGCAGTGACCATACTTGATCTTCCCTGGAAAGAGATTATGGCCTTACCCTATGCTTGTGTGATGCTTATGCCCATCATCTATTTGGCTTTTTATTTCCAAACTGAAGTGTATTTGAGTCCTGTGTTAAAGGCCAAAGTTTTGGCCGAAGTACTTTTGGAGGAATCCAAATTCCGAATCTTTGGAGTTTTCCAAAGAAATCTTTTTACCATGATTGCTGTGGCATTATTACCAATGTTGACTTTCGGTTATTATTTGTTTCTCATCCTTTTGACAGATTTTCGATCTCCCTATTGGTTCTACCAAATGCCCATTGTGTTTGGGATGATGGTTGTGATCATGATTTATGCAGCTTATATCGGTAGTAAATCTTTAAAAGATGATATTGGCAATTTAAACCATTCGATTGAAAAATTATCAAAAGGGGAACTTGCGGAAACCATTCCCCAACTTTCTGCTACAAACCTAAGCCATACCATTACCAAACTAAATTTATTTATGGAGTCGTTACGGAAATACTTTCAAACTGCAAAAGAGGAAGCTGTTTCACTTTCCGAAACTTCCAAAATCATTTTGGATAAAGGCGGTTTGATTGATTCGCAAGTTGTATCAGAAAAAAACAAACTTGATTCCACTTTTGAGTCAGTCAACCAAATCAAAAGTCTTTCCAAAGCAACTTATGAACGTGTCCTTTCCCAAAAAGACAAAACAAATTTTTTAGCAACAGAACTCACTCGTGTCACAGAAGAGATGACGAACCTTTCTAAAAAAGCAGATGAGTTATCACAAAACACAGTCCATTCGATTGGAACGGTAAAGCTTGCAAAAGACGCCATCCAGTCGGCTTATGAAAAAGTGGAAATGATGAACCAGATGAGTGAAAATATCAAAGCCGCCATCTCTATCGTAGAAGATATATCGGATCGGGTGAATTTACTTTCTTTAAATGCATCC includes these proteins:
- a CDS encoding NAD(P)/FAD-dependent oxidoreductase, whose amino-acid sequence is MKAKILILGAGYAGIIAANRLDKQVKDSEITVISESSLFQERIRFHEIASGGQNKEWKVRNLLRTNVNFLQNKVTRIFPKEKRVTIEGTNQSISYDYLVITLGSSQIRKITKNENSIQSKDAVDEFLKNKTQTNIQNLCIVGSGLTGIEMATEWKYFHPQGEVTIIDRNSFASSFSKKGQTYLKSYLSENGIRILDQMNIEKIEGNEIEIGNKTKLSFDSIINCTGFQTPPILKESGFRTNSQNQIYVDPFLRSLDFPEVFVAGDSAYLENSILRMGCVTALPMGAYVADHLANLFKGKNLSPFSFQFAGRCVSLGRNVGMIQLTEGNDKPKEMIIKGKWGALVKELVCKYTLVSLILEKKLPFRFYLWPKGNPIQEKIKSVSKPMPVGDLAV
- a CDS encoding methyl-accepting chemotaxis protein; this encodes MIENRLIRKLTVAIEAPLYLLIFPYFINFCLFASGFDTETLIHLAIIGTLLSLVPLVVGIGLRNKRLKRLLNYTAEKDNNTLVGLKKGLLEHPHWEGKVILIRWTVSILGFSFMAVTILDLPWKEIMALPYACVMLMPIIYLAFYFQTEVYLSPVLKAKVLAEVLLEESKFRIFGVFQRNLFTMIAVALLPMLTFGYYLFLILLTDFRSPYWFYQMPIVFGMMVVIMIYAAYIGSKSLKDDIGNLNHSIEKLSKGELAETIPQLSATNLSHTITKLNLFMESLRKYFQTAKEEAVSLSETSKIILDKGGLIDSQVVSEKNKLDSTFESVNQIKSLSKATYERVLSQKDKTNFLATELTRVTEEMTNLSKKADELSQNTVHSIGTVKLAKDAIQSAYEKVEMMNQMSENIKAAISIVEDISDRVNLLSLNASIEAARAGSMGRGFAVVAGEVSRLADETAKNIEEIKRVVKLSQVASKESLESMKEIISTNEDVKSKFEEISQVVQMFGRTSETSSENVKSLKNLVGEFQEDAEQITGEMKLQTGYTETSNSNLQELWENHSKISTTFSEISEEANRLQRVSDSMEKIVSRFRF
- a CDS encoding sigma-70 family RNA polymerase sigma factor — protein: MTDLELFLEWKHYLFSIAYRITGSYVDAEDIVQESYLRWLSADKTNIQNHKSYLGSITARLAFDLLKKASRKKETYIGPYLPEPIPETAEVMDDEKINFAFLVILETLNPTERAVFILRELFDFDYEFISNIVGKNSENCRQILSRARSAIQSRKKKFEPDPKLHSKLLLEFSFACYNQDTKTLTKLLKEDVIAYSDGGGKVHAARIPIPGISRVVTLLTRTTAKATNSTEIYFGYANGSPALIGYSEDKPSVVQIFTTKDNQIDEIYNLVNPDKLKAFRNKESLLKLGYLRKPNFFEWALVFVRRWLSPA
- a CDS encoding malate:quinone oxidoreductase → MKEKDTVRTKSDVILIGAGIMSATLGVLLKELAPHLTITVLERLDAAARESSNAWNNAGTGHSAFCELNYTIENEDGSIQTKKALQIAEWFEISKEFWAYLAGTKRILDADEFIHSVPHYSFVWGEENVSFLKKRFEALTQYELFKDLVYTEDKNTLTEWLPLVMKGRNDDEPVAATKMELGTDVNFGTLTRAMFRYLESFPDVHVHYFEDVKDLERGKNGFWHLTSNNIQTHEKEHHEAKFIFIGAGGGSLPLLEKSDIPEAAGFGGFPVSGQWLRCRNRDVIKQHFAKVYGKANVGSPPMSVPHLDTRIIEGKKELLFGPYAGFTTKFLKKGSYLDLVKSLEFDNIFPMLSAGMHNLPLTKYLISQAMQSHEDRIDALREYFPEVKSEDWELVVAGQRVQVIKKDEEEGGVLEFGTEVVSAKDGSLAALLGASPGASTSVSIMLEVLGDCFPKEMLSAEWKSKLKTMIPSFGESMKDNPEICISSRNKTEQLLELNQGAGVSSRV
- a CDS encoding metallophosphoesterase, yielding MKAFFLFLSVLTSLLGFIYYYSTFRLISGLSLNGPVVTLILFGIGVLVLLVPLTYVMSRISKREKTQTFFAYVTFTNFGFFSILFTLVLLMDLLRLVDLGIITQYSQILFSSLLRFGFPIDGVTEVKNFSLAFSTIALATALSSLGFYNAHVRLQYKRVKIPVKGLHPDLREFKIVQISDVHIGSTIKEKFLRRVVGKINAQTPDVVVITGDLVDGPAATLKHHLKPLADIKSKYGTFYVTGNHEYYSGVLSWLPEIEKLGINILLNANKTLTVGNAKLLMAGVTDLTAGSMIKSHQTSPKRAMEGGESCDYKILLAHQPNSIYEASEVGFDLQISGHTHGGQFFPGNLLIYLAQKFVSGLHRYKNTDIYVSRGTGYWGPPFRLGAPSEISVLELQTFE
- a CDS encoding OmpA family protein, coding for MQKMNWKLFLVLSGFLLQSPFSLLFGQGFDRGKLILFGNGAFGIGDNSGTMEKKVEETNFPGYLALNTPYADLTSNYANYYIVKSLVAKRTELSSHIGELGFEYGIFRNIGIGLSVSNQTITASSFRSIDERYIVLFALMASDSGTLMNRLNQGDISDAALQKRRAVFNSTSGDLNLFFHFKPNDPIDPYIRVGGGAGYERLFGGATNRIFGAFGVRYHFDELFFLNAELEHSNVYMVKYETPNSGHRNKGNFEESFFKFGMGMSFPLHGSNSPEPEIKTTKVVNTVESEVPTQTKEPVLETKLDRFVFLASEIFDLPSSRIHLEGRARLDAIARSLENEYKDFDVQVITYTTPFREDVPGNYENYDLGFERSQAISRVLREKGVNSRRIIDSTQGSAMYNVDSKEKVVIELRKKN